TTTGTGCTGCACACAACTTTCGGCGCGGGTGTGCAATGGCAGTCGGCCAGTTCTAACCAGGTACAGAACAACACTTTATTGCCGTTCAAAACTAAATCGACAACTTTAAACTTCAGCGCCGAGACTAAAGTGAGCGAAAAGATCAATTTCAGCTATAAGGCTACCGCGAGCGAAACCGGCAGTCATTCGGTAAACGACGCATCGGCTTTCAATATCAAACAGTTGCTGCAGCAGGTTGAATTCAACTATGATCCTTCGGACGATCTGCTGTTCAAGCTTTCAGGCGAGCATTATTTTACCCGCCAGCAGGGCAATGCCGACCTGAAATATTTCTTTGCAGATGCATCCGCCCGCTACCGCATCAAAAAATGGAAAACCGACCTGGAACTAAGCGCTGTTAATTTTCTGAATGTGAAAACTTATAACGCATTATACCTGTCGGCCAATACATTAACGGCGAGTTCATACACGCTTCCGGGAAGGATAGTGCTGCTAAAAATGATGTTTAATCTATGATTGGTTTGATTTAGAATTTCTTTTTTATTTTTAGGGTGTAAATCAGCACCATGAAAGATAAACCGGCTGCGCCTGCAGAAGATCCGAAACCACACCATAAGAAAGATAAACCCGAAGTTTATGTGCTCCGTGATATCAAAGAATACCTGGGCGAATCGGTATTGATCATATTCAGCGTGCTGCTGGCTTTATTCCTTACAGAATATTTTAACGGCTTGCACGAAAAGAATGAAACGAAGGAGTTGCTGAAAAATATTAAAGAGGAACTGATCAAAAACAAGAAGGCCGAAGAAGAACAGTACACCTACCAGAAAATGGTGCTGAAGAACATCGACTCGGCTTTGAACAATAAGCAGTTTCAGCATCAGATCATTGCGAACGATGAATTTCATTTGAACCTGATCGCCCCGGCTGGTATTCAATATCGCGATTTAAGTACAGTTGCATGGGAAGTAGCCAAAAGCAAGGATATAATCAGTAAAGCCGATTTCGGACTAATAACCAAACTGACCGATATTTATGCGCAGCAGGCGAGGATAGATAAGCTGGAAGATAAAATAGCCGATGTGTTTTTAAGATATGAATCGCGGAGGCCGGAAAATGTACATGCCAGCCTGGTTCTGATGCGCGATAATTACAAAGGCTGGGCCTTTGACCGCGCTCCATCTCTTATAGCCAAATATGAAGACGCGATAAAAATGATGAGCGGGGATTGAGTTGCTGAGGCCTTAGAGCATTCCAATAATTATATTTCGTAATTTTGCAGAAAAATCTTCCTCTATGGATGCTGGAGCCGTTAAGATGCTGCAAGGCCGTTACTGTAACTCACTAACCGAATACTCCCGTTTCGTTACCCGCGAGGTACACATCGGCGATGTGCCCATGGGCGGCAATAATCCCATCCGCATCCAGAGCATGACCACCACCGATACCATGGATACCATCGGGACGGTAGAGCAATCGATACGGATGATCAAAGCCGGCTGCGAATATGTGCGCATTACCGCGCCAAGCATTAAAGAGGCACAAAACCTGGCCGAGATCAAAAAACAATTGCGGGCACGCGGCTATACTACGCCTTTGGTGGCCGATATTCATTTTACACCCAATGCTGCCGAAGTTGCGGCACGTATCGTAGAAAAGGTGCGCGTGAACCCGGGCAACTATGCCGATAAAAAGAAATTCGACCAGATAGATTATACCGATGCAGAATACCAGGCCGAACTGGAGCGCATATACCAGAAATTTTCGCCGCTGGTAAAAGTGTGCAAGGAATATGGTGCCGCTATGCGCATTGGCACCAACCACGGCTCGCTGAGCGACCGCATCATGAGCCGTTACGGCGATACGCCGCAGGGTATGGTGGAAAGCGCCATGGAGTTTATGCGGATATGCGAGATGCTGAATTATTATGAGTTGGTGATCTCGATGAAATCGAGCAACCCGCAGGTAATGGTGCAGGCTTACCGCTTACTGGTAGAGACCATGGTGGCCGAAGGTATGAATTACCCGCTGCACCTGGGCGTTACCGAAGCCGGCGACGGCGAGGACGGCCGAATCAAGTCGGCGGTAGGTATAGGCACTTTGCTGGAAGATGGCCTGGGCGACACCGTTCGCGTATCCCTGACCGAAGAACCTGAAGCAGAAGCGCCGGTAGCGATAGCGTTGGTGGAGCGCTATACGAAGCGAAAAGCAGAAAGCAAAAAGCAGAAAGTAAATGACGATGAAAAGCTTTCAGCTTTCGGCCTTCAGCTTTCAGCTCATCACAACCCTTATGCCTACAAAAAACGCGATACCTACGAAGCCAACGCCTTCATCGGCGGGCATATGGTGCCGAGGGTTGTGGTCGATTTGTCGCATGCTAATTTGAAGGACCCTGCCGTGCTGAACGATGCGGGTTATATTTATTCGCCGTTGCTGGACAAATACCAGATGGGCGAACAATCGGTTGATTTTGTGTATTTGGCGGATGCCCTGCCATCGTTCACTTTCCCCGGAAACTTAAAGCAGCTTTATAACTATCCAACCTGGCAAAAGCTGGCCGACAAAACCAACTGCCACCCGGTGTTTGGTTTACAGGAGTATATTGAGGCGGAAGATAAAACGTCAGCCTTAAATTTAGTTCGTATTAAATCTTCGGATATAGAATCTGACGAATTTGGGTCGATCCCGTTAGACAAAAGCCTGGTTTTTGTACTGGAAACAGATGAACTACACGGCATGGCCGACCAGCGGACTTTCTTTTTTAAAATGGAAGAATTGGGGCTTGAGGTGCCGGTGATCATCAAACGAGCTTATGAATTTCAATCTCAGGACTCAGGACTCAAGACTCAGGACTTACAACTATACGCCTCCACCGACCTCGGCGCTTTGCTGATCGACGGGTTTGGCGACGGGATATGGATCGATGCCCCGGGAATTGAAACAAAAGTGATCACTTCAACGGCCTTCGGCATTTTGCAGGCGACGCG
Above is a window of Mucilaginibacter ginsenosidivorans DNA encoding:
- the ispG gene encoding (E)-4-hydroxy-3-methylbut-2-enyl-diphosphate synthase, producing MDAGAVKMLQGRYCNSLTEYSRFVTREVHIGDVPMGGNNPIRIQSMTTTDTMDTIGTVEQSIRMIKAGCEYVRITAPSIKEAQNLAEIKKQLRARGYTTPLVADIHFTPNAAEVAARIVEKVRVNPGNYADKKKFDQIDYTDAEYQAELERIYQKFSPLVKVCKEYGAAMRIGTNHGSLSDRIMSRYGDTPQGMVESAMEFMRICEMLNYYELVISMKSSNPQVMVQAYRLLVETMVAEGMNYPLHLGVTEAGDGEDGRIKSAVGIGTLLEDGLGDTVRVSLTEEPEAEAPVAIALVERYTKRKAESKKQKVNDDEKLSAFGLQLSAHHNPYAYKKRDTYEANAFIGGHMVPRVVVDLSHANLKDPAVLNDAGYIYSPLLDKYQMGEQSVDFVYLADALPSFTFPGNLKQLYNYPTWQKLADKTNCHPVFGLQEYIEAEDKTSALNLVRIKSSDIESDEFGSIPLDKSLVFVLETDELHGMADQRTFFFKMEELGLEVPVIIKRAYEFQSQDSGLKTQDLQLYASTDLGALLIDGFGDGIWIDAPGIETKVITSTAFGILQATRSRISKTEYISCPSCGRTLFDLMITTQMIRSRTSHLKGLKIGIMGCIVNGPGEMADADYGYVGSGTDKVTLYRGKEAVKKNISSANALDELIGIIKEDGNWLEPA